GTACTACTTTCAGATAAAGTAACTTCAAAAGCTGGAGATGGGAACCCAGTTTcatttccaaaaaagaaaaagaaaaaaatcttatcacTACTACAATTCCTGATGTCTTATTCATACCTGGGACATTTTAAGTACCTACATCACTTAACTGCACTAGAAGACGCTGAGACAGAAAGGCGTGCAGATGCGGTTCATCTCGTCCGACCCACAGCCCTCTTTCATGATGTATGCCTCACTTCAGCTTTCACTGCGCAAAACAATCCCTAGTGTCACACTGATGCAGCATGCTTTGTTTCTGGGTGCAACAGTGCCCTCAAATGCCAGATTTCTGGTCTCATAAGCACACTTCTGCTGGACTGGTGAGTCCAAGAGAAAACAGGCTGCCTTGCAGGTGCCAAAATTTCCCAGAAAAGGATTTATCTGAGAACTTGAGAAGCTGTCCATCCTGGAAGGGACGGGAAACTCCCTGAATCAGATGGGACAAAGGCAGGCAACACAACATTCTCCAGCCTCATGAGGCAGGGCTGTGTGCCAAAGAAAGGGCACTGTGGCACGAGCTTCCGGAGTCCTTAGTACTCCAGGAACATCCTCCCAAAATCTCATTTCACTTCAGGGATTTACTGAGTTTCAGCCCCACCACACCTCACATCAGCAAGGTAACTGCAACTGGAAGGCAGCTGATCTCAAGTGAGGCAAGGGGCACTCACCCGGTCCACACCGGTCCTGCTTTTACACGGCACATACAGGCCCATACCTGTGACCTTGGACTTCTCTGGCTCGGTGCTCAGCCTGTAGTTCTTCCTTGAGAAAGCAGTCCCAGCACCTCTCGACGTCATTCTTCACAGGCACCACTTCCAGCGTGGACATAAGACAGACAAATGCCTAGAACAAAACTTGCTGGGGAAGATGCTGCCTTTAGACTTCTCCCTTTCTTGGACGTTGATGTACCTGCATTGAACAACAGGGATGAGCCAAAAAATAGCCAGAGCCCCTGCACTAATGACATCATACAAGAGCCCAAAGCCAACTAACTGCCAACCCTGCTCTCAGTCCCACCTGTCCAACAGCTCAAAATCTTTCCAACACAGATAAGGCGTTAAGCCACACTCCAGACAGCCACACAGACCCCACTCCAACCAAAGGCACAGGCAGAACCAAGTCGGAAACACAGGCAACCTTTGCACCGAGTTTGagccagaagcactgagccAGCCCAGGGCCGCAGCTACCACCACTGTCAAACACTGCCGAAACTGGCAACTGCATCGCACTTCTATTCGTGTCCTGATGAGATAcctctgcctttctctcccACACTGTACTCTTTAAGACAGAAATATGCACCTGGTTAATCTTCTATTTAACACGTTATTAGATTATCCTGCTATCcaaagcagagagggagggagagagaaagagagaaacgCAGATGAACTGGACTACAAAAGAATATCACTGACTGCAAAGCAAAAGATCCAGAAACCAGCTGTCAGTTTTACAGGGACAAAAGCAGACTCAGGTAGAAATACACAGAAGCGTTTACACGCGAAAACCTACCATGAGACTAACGATTCATGACCCTTCCTGGTATCACTAAAATGCAAAGGATGCTGTCAGAGCTGATCTGACATGTGCCAggacaaaaagaataaatgcaaattGCTAGTTCTATCCAGCTTCAAAACGTTAGGTTACTCTCTCGTCCTGTTTCTGATTGCCCTGATAACTGACCAGCACTGGAGGTCTCTCTCATTCACTAGACAGCCGTCTGAGAAACCACTTTGTGATGCACAGAGCAAGAGGAAGAAGACGCAACAGGAGCAAAGGCTGCGGGAATTAAATGCTTGCCAGCAATCTCATACAGAGCAGAAACCAAGGTGAACCCAAGACAAGTTAGTGAACTTGCCAAGTGACACAAGTGCCACAGCAACTCCACTGGCAGAGGATCACTCGAAGATTTCCTAAAGCCCCTTTCCTCAGggccaccccagcaccccgcaGCGGAGCAGCACCGCCTGCCGTCCCTCCTGCAGCGCTGCCGAGCGAAACTGCAGGAACAGAGCAAAAACCAGCCTGGATCAATGGCCCTGAACGATCTGCATCAGAGACTCAAAACAAGCAATAAAACAATTAAACTATAAACAGAAACACATCATTTACTACCAAACCAGAGCAGACAGCACAGCGTGTACTATCCTAAAAGTACTCTAAAGGTGAGAGACATAATTTCACCTTTCATAATTTCATCACCCGAGGCTGGTGTGGAGTGCCTCTAGCTCTTCCCAAGGGCGGCCAGCATGGTACCTGCGCTGCTGAAACAGCCTGAAAGCCCAGGCAGAGAGCACAGCATGGCCACACCAGCACCGCACGAGATGCGCTGCTGCAGTGCcgggggttttggtttggttttttttttcggCTGGAGCAGATGGTGCTTTCAACAGGTCagagaaagggcagagcagggggacACACATCTGCCCCTTTGCGATTCACAAAACTGGCCCCAGCAGCTCCGCCAAAGACACCCAGCTCTGAGCCAGCCCACGCGTTAAACTCCCTTCTCTGGGCAACGGCTGGAGGCAGGCGAGGAGGCCAAGGAGCTGGGCCAGCAAAGAGCTTTGTCCGGCAGCTGCTGACCGAGCCCTCCCGCTCTCGCCAGGGCAGCGGGGCCGAAGCCAGCCTGGAAGCGGACAGGCGGCTGAGACCCCCGCGCTGCTCGGAACGCTGCTTGGCGTGAATCACGAGCGGGGGTCTCTGGGGCACCCCCAACCTGGCAGCACCCCCAGAGCAGAAATACCGGGCAGCATTGCCCACATCCTGGCACCCACCCTAAAAGCAGGCACCTCCGAGCTGGCGGCATGCCCCAGGCCCAGggacacccccaaacccccgCGAACCCAGGGACGCCCACTGCAGTGGTCAGCACTCCCCGCAGCCACAGACACCTCCCGAACCCGGCGGCACCCTCCATGCCCACGAACACCCCCAAACCCGGGTGCGCCCCTACACCTGCCCACAGCCCCCAAAGCCCAGAAAGCCCCGCCAGCCGCTTCCCCCCAGTCGGGCgcatcccctctccccccccaaaaccGGACGACACAGCCCGACACCGGCCGCAGCCCCGAGACTCCCTGcaggcccccagccccgcgACGGCAGGGGAAGCCCATGCAACGGGCCCAGCGGGGTCCCCGCACTGCCGGGGCCGGGCACGGGGGGGAGGCCCGGTGGGGCACAGGGGAGCCCGGGGAGGCCCAGGCCCGCGGCCGCCGCACTCACCAAcggcccggccgcgccgccgccgccactaCCGCCGCGCTACGGCGAGCCGCGAGGGCCATGGCGAGCGGGCGGGCGCGGCCCCCGTTGCCGGGAGACGGGCGGAGGCGCCGGGCGGGTCGCGCCACGGGAGCCGCTCCGCCCTCAGGCCGTGCCGGCCCACCCTCCCGGGGTCTGGGGCAGAGACCCCCGGTCCCGGGGTGGCTGTGAACTTCCCCCGGGGAAACTGAGCAGGCTGTGGGGCCTGCGAGGCCCGAAGCACACGGCCATGACGCTGGGCAGCCGGCCAAGGCCAGCCGTCAAGGAGGGAGGTGCGGGGAAGGTGCTGCCAACCCCCGGGGCGAGGACGGTCCTCTGGGCCCAGCCCCTAACGCTGCCCCTcgagaaaaggagaggaggaggaggaggaggaggaggaagccgACAAATGAGCGTGGAATCTCCCAGTGCAGAGATCAACGGCCAACTTTATTGTGCCGGTGGGGGGGGATGAGGGCCAGCACTCGGGGACGGCGCACGGCTGGTCCCATGGCAGCATCCGCGGGAGCGGTCTCGCATCTGCATGGGCTCaggggagctggagctgctgctctcacGGTGCCTTCTGGGTGGCCTGGATGGAGTCTGGGCCCGACATTGCAAGAGGGAGCGTTTTCGCTTGCAGTCGGGCCCAggtgagctggagctgctgctgccctcaaAATCCAGGGAGCTGTGGGATGGCCCCAATCCTGACCCTCTGCTggtcctggggctgctggtctCGGATGCCAGAGATCCGACAGACTGCCCCAATCCTGACTGGCTGCCGGTGCAGGGGCTGCTGGTCTCGGgtgcctgggagctgcaggaggatcCTGATCCTGCCTGGCTGGCGGTGCTGGGGCCAGCGAGCTCCGAGCCGGCAGTGGAGGCTGTAAGGGGAAGCAGGTAGGTCAGGGGCACGGCCCCCAGGCCCGCGGCAGGATAGGCCAGAgcggtgcccccagcccccctggaGCAGAGAGGATGTGCCCAGCCCACCCTGGGCACCCGCTGCCAGGCCTTgcctggcccccagccccagcccacggCCACCCGGCTGCTTTGCCTCTTACCGGTGCCCAGGCCAGCACAGCTGTCGCACTCCCAGCTGGCCGTGCCGTTCCCCAAGCTGGAGCAGCGTCTGTGGGTGCCCTCGGCAGcgcaggagcagcacaggagcagtTGCCAGCGCCTGGGGAAGCAAACGGGTTCATGGCTGTGAGGACCAAGTGATGGCAGCACGGGATTGTCCGGCAGAGCTCTTGTACTCAGTCCTTCTGCCTTGAGCCCTTGGCGAGACGGAGATCCCGTGCAGAGCCCCGGGGTGCAGCTGCGGCAACTCACCCCTCTTCCTCTGCGTGCTCCCTGCCTCCTGGACACAGGCACTCCCTGGCATCGCAGCAGCTGTGCCTCTCATCCAGCTCTGCATATGCGTTGCTGTTCTCCGATGACGGCAGActgatggagaaaggaaaattgatgaGCCCCTGCTGCCTCGGCACAAGGCAGGTGCAGGGCGTCCCTGctcttcccccctgccctttcCAACTCCTCCGTGAAGCTGAAGCCCAGACTCACGGGAGAGCAGAGGGCCGGGTCTGCTGGGGCAGGCcccggcacggcacagcacagcacttgCACCCTCCTGTCTTGTGAGCTGCGCAGAAGGACACCAACCTGAAGGGGACTCGGATCCCCATGGTGAgcatttctgagagaaaaacaTCGCTCTCTCTACAGACCGGGCACTGGAAGGACAACATGTCAGCGTGCACAGCCTGTCCCTGCAGGAGAAACATAAGGAGCATGAGGGAGGCCCCGGTGGTGCTGAGCGCCTGCTGTGCCCCAGGGGCGAGGGAGCGGCTCCTACCTGGATGCAGCCCCTGTGGAACCAGGCATTTTTGCATGCTGGGCACACCATGGTGCTGTAGGACTTTCTGTCCTCCACAGGGTCCAGGCAGATGGGGCACGTGGTGTCCTTCTCCAGAGCCGCCTGCACTGCCTGCTCGGGGCGGTGCTCCCagcagaaggacctggggggaagagggaagggatggccGAGGTGAGAAGTGCTCGGTGAGAAGTCCCCGGTGGcggagaggagggaagaggaggtaCCTGTATGGAGGGAGGAACTGGGTGACGCATTCACCCTCCACGGCACAGGGCAGATGGAATCTGCGGTCACAGCCCATCTCGCAGCAGGTGATGGTGGCCGTGCGATTGCCACAGACGAAACATCGctggaaagagcagagcagcccccATCAGCGGCAGCCTCAGGGCCTCCgcagccagccccacacctCCGGGCAGGGCGCAGGATGTGGCCGCTGCTGGGTCACAGCCCTCAGAGCCGCCTGGTGGACAAGGCTCCTGTGCTG
This Nyctibius grandis isolate bNycGra1 chromosome 29, bNycGra1.pri, whole genome shotgun sequence DNA region includes the following protein-coding sequences:
- the LOC137674446 gene encoding LOW QUALITY PROTEIN: PHD finger protein 7-like (The sequence of the model RefSeq protein was modified relative to this genomic sequence to represent the inferred CDS: inserted 4 bases in 2 codons), which produces MARECRLCRRAEADPDICGRKLEKQGIHVHEFCLLFGSKRFQHRVGKVGLRGFRREDVIYMIFQAGWQRCFVCGNRTATITCCEMGCDRRFHLPCAVEGECVTQFLPPYRSFCWEHRPEQAVQAALEKDTTCPICLDPVEDRKSYSTMVCPACKNAWFHRGCIQVGXPLPRPWGTAGAQHHRGXSLMLLMFLLQGQAVHADMLSFQCPVCRESDVFLSEMLTMGIRVPFSLPSSENSNAYAELDERHSCCDARECLCPGGREHAEEEGRWQLLLCCSCAAEGTHRRCSSLGNGTASWECDSCAGLGTASTAGSELAGPSTASQAGSGSSCSSQAPETSSPCTGSQSGLGQSVGSLASETSSPRTSRGSGLGPSHSSLDFEGSSSSSSPGPDCKRKRSLLQCRAQTPSRPPRRHRESSSSSSPEPMQMRDRSRGCCHGTSRAPSPSAGPHPPPPAQ